The genome window GCGCCTGTTCGCGCAATGCCTGCTGCTCGGCGGCCGGGATCTGCGCCGGCAGTTGCTTGAACGGCGCGTACAGCGCCGCGGCGGTGGGGTCCTTGAGCTCGGCGACGTTGGCGATGGAACCATCGCGCCCTTCCAGCACCGCGCGCGGCACGCTGAAGCCGCGCTTGAGGCCGGCACGCATGTTGTCGGTCTGCTGTGCGAAGTAACGCGGCACGTCGTCGAGCCGCGCGATGTAGGCGCGGTACTCGGCCGGGGTGCGCAGCGTGCGCCGCGCCATGAAGCCCAGGTCGGACCAGAACGCGCTGTCGGAATTGAACGGCATTTCGTAGGCGCGCAGGCGCACGGCGGCGGCGAGGTTCTCGATCTGCGGGCGGTACACCGCCAGATTGACCTGGTTGTCGGCCGACAGCTGCGCCGGGTCGATCGCATCCAGCTGGCGCAGCACGTCGTCCCACAGCTTCAGCCGCGCCGCCTGCGCCGCCGTGCCGACGTCGGGCAGCTGCTGGTTGTCGCCGCTACTGTCGCTGTCCTCGTCGGCCTGCCCGACCTGCGCCTGCCGCCACTTCCACTCCTTTTCGTAGATGGCCTGGAAGCGCGCATCGGCAGCAGAGGCAGTGGCCGCCGCCGGCGGTACGGCCGGCGCTGCAGCAAGCGCCGGCGTGGCGAGTGCGAGCGCGAGCAACAGGGAAGCGGCCAGCGGGGCCTTGGCGATCGGCATAGGCAGCGACAGACAGTGGGAACGAGATCCCGATGATCGCATCCCCGGCGCAGCGGCGGGGTGGGCAGGAAGTCCTGGCACTGCACTGATCGGAGACTGACAACAACGACGCGCTACGTTTTGCCGAATCAATCGGGCCGAACATCTATACCCTGTAGCGGCCGTTGGCGCTGAAGCTCCTCACACAGTGCCCTCACGCGCTACCGGCGAGTCATTTTGGGAGCGACTTCAGTCGCGACGAGCGGAGCACGACGCGCTCCGAATTCACCCACGTCTTCTGTGCGCCATCCTGTGTGCGTCATCCGGATTAGGCTGTCGGGACGAGCACTGCGATCCTTCGCCACATCCAACCAGACCGCATCCCAATACGGATACGTGCCAAGCCTGTCCACCAAGCCCGCACGCAACGGATTGGCGACCATATAGCGCGCACTGGGCAGGATGTCTCGCTTATGGCGCAGCGCATGATCGTGGAAGCCCGGCATCCACACGGTCCCGCCGCGGCCACGTGCCAGATTTACCGCCCTGGCCGCCCTGCCTTTGGCGTTCTGCATGACACTCGCCAATGAGCCGCTACCTTCGAGTTGAAGCAATCCATGCCAGTGATCGGGCATCAACACCCAACACAGCAACCGCGCATCGTGCCATGTCGCGGAATCGGCAAGGCAGGCCGCGGCGGCCCAGGCGCAGCGCCAGTCCTCGAACAAGCGCTGGCGTTCGCAGGTCACCGTGGTCACCAGGTAGATGCGGCCCGATTCGGTGCAGCGCCCGGTGCGCAGCGCGCGATAGCCTTTGGCAGGTTGCATTTGCATGCCACCAGCGTCGCAATAGAGCCATGGCGATGCCATCGGGAATCGCCTCGAAGATCTATCGGAAAATGCTCAAAAGCGCGATGGCGGAAACGTTAAGGCGTCGGGACTGAAGTCCCTCCCACAAGATGCAACAGCCAAGCGGCCTCCGGGGGAGCAGGAGCCGCTACAGGACTGCTGCTGATCACGAGAACAGCAGCAGAACTAACCTCGCTTCGGCACCAGCCTCAATGCGACGCACGATCCCGATGCCAGCCGCGGTGCTTGATGTCCAGGTACAGGCTGTAGAACGCGGTGAAGGCGGGGAACAGGTTCTGCAGCACGCCGACCGAGTCCTGCTTGGCCGAGAACAGGAAGTAGCTCAGCGTCATCAGGCTGCCGACCACGCTCATGTACCAGAACAGGCGCGGGATCACCGGCTTGCCGGCGCGCTTGGAGGCGACGAACTGCACCAGCCAGCGGCCGCCGAACATCAGCGCACCGACGTAGCCGATCAGCTTCCAGCCGGTGACGTGCAGGCCGGTCCAGTACAGCGCCTGGATCGGTTCGTTGAGGAAATTCGCCTCCATCTCAGCGCTCCTGCACCACGGTGCGGCGGCTGCGCGCGATCAGCCAGGCCACGCCGCGCAGATCGCGGATGCCGACCAGGGCTCGGTTGAGGTTGTTGTATTTGGACACGCCCGAGGTGCGGTGGCGATGGTTCACCGGCACGCTCAGGGTCCGCCAGCCGGCGCGTTGCATCAGCGCCGGCAGATAGCGGTGCATGTGGTCGAAGTACGGCAGGTCGAGGAACGCGTCGCGCTCGAACAGCTTGATGCCGCAGCCGGTGTCGGGGGTGTCGTCGCGCAGCATGCGCGCGCGGATCGCGTTGGCCCACTTCGAGGCCCAGCGCTTGCTGCCCGAGTCCTGCCGCGACACGCGCCAGCCGGCGAACAGCTTGACCTGCGCGTCCGTCGCGGCGCGCGCGGCGAGCAGCTTGGGAATGTCGGCCGGGTCGTTCTGGCCGTCGCCGTCGAGGGTGGCGATCCACGCGCCGCGCGCGGCCTTGACCCCGTTGCGTACCGCGGTGCTCTGCCCGCTCTGGCTGACGTGGTGCAGCACCCGCAGCTGCGGCGTGCTCGCCTTCAACCCCTCCAGCACCGCCAGAGTGTCGTCGCGCGAATGGTCGTCGACATAGACGATCTCGAAGTCGGTCACCCCGCGCAGCGCGGCGACGATCTCGGCCACCAGCGGCGGCACGTTGTCGCGCTCGTTGAACACCGGGACGACGACGGAAAGGGAAGGCTGGTTCATGGCTCGATTAGGCTCGACGGCAACGCAATGGAAAAATGCGGGAAACGGCGGCAACGACGCAAAAAGACCGCGCATTTTGCCCTGGGCCGGTGACCCGGGGCTACAGTGTCAGACCGCGGCACCGAAATAATCACGGCACCACTGCACCACCTGCGGCAGCCCGACCTCGATCGGGGTGCTCGGATCGAAGCCGAACGCGGCGTGGGCGCGCGCAGTATCGGCCATCGTCTCGACCATGTCGCCGGGCTGCATCGGCGTGTAAACCTTCTCGGCGGTGCGGCCGGCGGCCGCCTCGATCACGCCGATGAAGCGCTCCAGTTCCACCGGGATGTGGTTGCCAAGGTTGAACACGCGGTGCGGCACGGCCTCAACGGACGGATGGTCGAGCGCGCCGAGCACGCCGGCGACGATGTCGGCGACGAAGGTGAAGTCGCGGCGCATGCGCCCGTGGTTGAACACCTCGATCGGGCGCCCGGCCAGCACCGCGCGGCTGAACAGCAGCGGCGCCATGTCCGGCCGGCCCCACGGGCCGTACACGGTGAAGAAGCGCAGGCCGGTGGCGCGCAGGCCGTACAGCTGCGCATAGGTATAGGCCATCAGCTCGTTGGCGGCCTTGGTCGCCGCGTACAGCGAGCGCGGCTGGTCGATGCGCTGGTCTTCGGAGAACGGCGGCGTGGCCGAATCGCCATACACCGAGCTGCTCGACGCGTAGGCCAGGTGCTGCACGCCGCGGTGCCGGCACAGTTCCAGCACGTTGACGAAGCCGACCAGATTGCTGTCGACGTAGGCGTACGGATTCTGCAGCGAATAGCGCACGCCCGCCTGCGCGGCCAGGTGCACCACGCGCGCGGGGCGGATCTCGTCGAACAGGGCGCTCAGGCCATCGCGGTCGGTGAGGTCGAGCCGGCGGATATCGACCTGCGGGCACAGCGCGGCCACGCGGTCGCGCTTGAGCTGCGGGTCGTAGTAGTCGTTGTAGTTGTCCAGCCCCACCACCGTCTCGCCGCGCGCGGCCAGCGCACGGCAGGTGTAGGCGCCGACGAAGCCGGCCGCGCCGGTGACCAGGACCGTCATCGGCGTGCGCCTCGCGCGATGGCGGGGACCAGGGCGGAGGTCATGCGCGGATCGACATGGCGGCTCAGCCGGCCTTGCCGCGCAGCCGCTCCAGCACGCCGTCGAGCGTGTCCAGGTCGGTGTAGTGGATCACCAGCTTGCCCTTGCCGCCGCGGCCGTGGGCGATGGCGACCTTGGTGCCCAGCGATTCGGACAGTTCGGTCTCCAGCGAGGCGATGTCGGCCTGCGGGGCAACGCGGCCGGGCTTGGCCTTGCGGTTGCTGGGCACCTTGCCGGCGGCGAACTGCTGCGCGCGGTGCTCGACCTCGCGCACCGACCACCCCTGGTCGGCGGCGTCGGAGGCCAGGCGGCTGGCCAGGTCCGGCGACAGCGTCAGCAGCGCGCGCGCATGGCCCATTTCCAGGCGCCCGGCCTCGAGCAGCGCGCGGATCGCCGGCGGCAGCTCGAGCAGGCGCAGCAGGTTGGACACCGAGGCGCGCGAGCGGCCCACCGCTTCGGCGGCCTCGGCGTGGGTCAGCGCGAATTCGTCGATCAGACGCTGCAGCGCCTGCGCTTCCTCCAGCGGGTTGAGGTCCTCGCGCTGGATGTTCTCGATCAGCGCCATGGCGATGACGGTGCGGTCGTCGAGTTCGCGCACCACCACCGGCACGTCGCTCAGCCCGGCCAGCTGCGAGGCGCGCCAGCGGCGTTCGCCGGCGACGATCTCGAACCTGCCCGGCGCCAGTTCGCGGGCGACGATCGGCTGGATCACGCCCTGCGCCTTGATCGACTCGGCCAGCTCCTGCAGCTTGCCCTCGTCCATCTCCTGGCGCGGCTGGTACTTGCCCGGCTGCAGTTGCCCGACCGGCAGCTGGCGCAGGCTCTCGCCGGGCTGCGCTGCGTCGTTGGGCGCCGGCGCGGCCGGGCCGCCCTTCGGTCCCAGCAACGCTTCCAGGCCGCGGCCCAGGCCGCGCTTCTTCGCGCCGAGGGCGGGGGGCTTGGCGCTCATCAGTAACTCTCCATGGCCGGGACGGGCCGGTTGCGTTCCTCGCAACGGCGCACGATCTCGCCGGCCAGGCCCAGGTAGGCCACGCCGCCGCGCGAGGTGCGGTCGTAGCCGACGATGCTCTGGCCGTGGCTGGGCGCCTCGGCCAGGCGCACGTTGCGCGGCACGATGGTGCGGAACACCTTGTCGCCGAAATGGTTGGTCAGCTCCGCCGACACCGCATTGGCCAGGTTGTTGCGCACGTCGAACATGGTGCGCAGCACGCCTTCGATCTCCAGCGTCGGATTGAGGTCGGCGCGCAGCGCCTCGATGGTCTCCAGCAGCGCGGTCAGCCCTTCCAGCGCGTAGTACTCGCACTGCATCGGTACGATGATCGAGTCGGCGGCGGTCAGCGCGTTCAGGGTCAGCAGCGACAGCGCCGGCGGGCAGTCGATCAGGATGAAGTCGTACTCGGCGCGCAGCGGCGCCAGCGCGGTCTTCAGCCGCTGCTCGCGCGCCGGCTGGTCCATCAGCTGGATCTCGGCGGCGGTCAGGTCGATGTTGCCGGGCAGCAGGTCGAAGCCTTCCGGCGCGGTCACCCGGATCTGCGCGGCGCTGCTTTCGCCCAGCAGCACATCGCAGGTGGACGCCGCCACCTCGCGCTTGTCGATGCCGCTGCCCATCGTCGCGTTGCCCTGCGAATCCAGGTCCACCAGCAGCACGCGCTGCGGCTGGCGCGCGAGCGCCGCCGCCAGGTTGACCGCCGTAGTGGTCTTGCCGACGCCGCCTTTCTGGTTGGCGATGGCGATGATGCGGGCCATGCGGGAGCCTCGTCGGCGATGGGTGGGACCGGGCATTATGCGGTCACACCCCCCCGGGGCGGAAATCGGCGTCGGCGCGCCCGGCGGCTCAGCCGCGCTCGACCACCACCAGGTGGCGGTCCGCGCCCAGCCCCGGCACCTGCAGCCGGTGCACCGCCTGCGCCACCCAGCCCGGCGGCAGCGCGGCGATCTCCTCGTCCGGGCGCACGCCCTTCATCGCCAGCAGCCGCCCGCCCGGGCGCAGCAGGTGGCCGCCGACGGCGACGATGCCGGCCAGCGTGTCCAGCGCGCGCGCGGTCAGGATATCGTAGGCATCGGGTTCGTCCACCGCCTCGGCGCGCGCTTCGGCCACGCGCGCATTGTCCAGGCGCAGCTGGCGCACCGCCTCGCGCAGGAACCGCGCCTTCTTGCCGTTGCTCTCGACCAGGGTCACCCGCAGCTGCGGCCGCGCGATCGCCAGCGGGATGCCGGGCAGCCCCGGGCCGGTGCCCAGGTCGGCCAGCGTGCCTGCTTCCACGAACGGCTGCATCGCCAGCGAATCGAGCAGGTGCCGGGTCACCATCTCGTGCGGGTCGCGGACCGCGGTGAGGTTGTAGGTGCGGTTCCAGCGCGCCAGCAGCGCCAGGTAGGCCAGCAGCGGCGGCGCCAGCGCGGCGGCATCCAGGGCTTGCGCGCGCAGGCCCTGGTCGAGCGCGGCACGGACGGAGTCGGGAAGGGAGGCATCGTTCATCGCCCGATTATCGCAGGTGCCGCCACCGTCACCGCCATGTAGCCGACATCATCGCGGCCGATCATGTGCAGCGGTTTATTGCAGTCGTGGTGCAGCGGTATGTCGAATCTCCAGGCCCCCCCCTCCGCCACCAACGCCGCGCCACCCGATCATGGCCGGCGCCGGGTCCTGGCCGGGCTGGGCCTGCTGGCCGCCACGCCGCTGCTGGGTCCGTTCGCGCGGGCGCGCGGGTTCGACGATCCCTTCACGCTGGGCGTGGCCGCCGGCGATCCGCTGGCCGACGGCATGGTGCTGTGGACCCGGCTCGCCCCGCAGCCGCTGGCGGCCGACGGCCAGGGCGGCCTGCGCGAGGCGGTACCGGTGCGCTGGAGCGTGGCCACCGATCCGGGCATGGCGCAGGTGGTGCAGCGCGGCGTGGCGACGGCGCATCCGCAATGGGGCCACGCGGTGCACGTGGAGGTGAGCGGACTGCAACCCGGCCGGCCGTACTGGTACCGGTTCGAAGCGCTGGGCGCGCAGAGTCCGCTCGGCTGCGCACGCACCGCCCCGGCACCAGGCAGCCTGACCGAGGCGCGCTTCGGCTTCGTCTCCTGCTCGCACTGGGAACAGGGCTATTTCAGCGCCTACCGGCACCTGGCCGCCGAGCGGCCGGACCTGGTGTTCTTCCTCGGCGATTACATCTACGAGTACAGCAGCCACGGCGAGGCCGCCGCGCAGATCGTGCGCCCGCACGGCAGCGGCGAATGCCTGGACCTGGCCGGCTACCGCAACCGCTATGCGCTGTACCGCACCGACCCGGACCTGCAGGCGCTGCACGCGGCCGCCGCCTGCGTGGCGACCTGGGACGACCACGAGGTGCAGAACGACTACGCCAACCGCTGGTCGCAGGATCCGAAGATCCCCACCGCGCAGTTCCTGCGCCGCCGCGCGGCCGCCTACCAGGCGATGTACGAGCACTTCCCGCTGCGTGCGCAACACCGCCCGCGCGGCGCGAACATGCACCTGTACCGCGCGCTGGACTACGGCGCGCTGGCACGCTTCTTCGTGCTCGACGGCCGCCAGTACCGCAACGAACAGCCCTGCATCCTGCCCAACGGCTGGCGCGGCGGGCATGTGGCCGCGAGCGGCTGTACCGATATCGACGATCCCGCGCGCAGCATGCTCGGCGCGGCGCAGGAGCGCTGGCTGCACGACGGCTTCGCCCGTTCGGGCGCGCGCTGGAATGTGATTGCGCAGGATCTGCTGGTCGCGCCGATGCTGCAGCGCGACCCCAAGGACGGCCACCTCGGCCACTGGACCGATGGCTGGGACGGCTATCCGGCCACGCGCGAGCGCATGCTGCGCGCGATCGCCGACAGCAAGCTTCGCAACCCGGTGTTCTGGGGCGGCGACATCCATTCGTACTGGGTCACCGACCTGAAGGCCGATGCCGCCGATCCGCAGTCGCGGACCCTGGCCACCGAATTCGTCGGCACCTCGGTGACCTCCAACGGCCCGCCATATGAGGCGATCGCGCAGATCCTGCCGCGCAACCCGCACGTGCGCTACTTCGAGAGCCGCCAGCGCGGCTACGTGTCGGTGTCGCTGAGCCAGGCACGGATGGAGACCCGGCTGCAAGCCATTTCCGAGCGCAGCGACCGCCTGGCCACGGTGTCCACGCTGAAGCGCTTCGTGGTCGAGGACGGCCGCGCCGGTGCAGTGGAGGCGTGAACCGCGGCGGCGGATGCAAGCGCCTCGCTGTCGCTTCCTTGCAGGAGCGGCTTCAGCCGCGACCGGCACTCTCTGTCTTTGTAGAGCCTGTCACGGCTGAAGCCGCTCCTACAGGGGGCCGGGCGCGCTATGTCGACTCGAGCGGATACCACGCCAGCGCAGCGCGATAGCCCGGCGCCGGCACCCACTCGTGCACCCGCCAGCGCGCGGCAACACCCAGCGCCGGGTCGCACCAGGCCAGTTGCAGCACGCCGTCGGCATCTTCGCCGAAGCGCAGCCGGTGCAGCCCGAACGACAGCCCGTGCCCGTGCGCCTTCAGCAACGCTTCCTTCGCGCACCACAGGCGGAAGAACAACGCCTCGCGCGCCGGTTCGAGCAGCGCCTGCAACGTCGCGACCTCGTCGGGATGGAAGAAGCGCTGTGCCAGTTCCAGCAGCCGCGGCCGCGCGCGCTGGTGTTCGATATCCACGCCCAGCCGCGCGTGCGCGCCGATCGCCACCAATAGATAGTCGCCGCTGTGGCTCCAGCCGGTGCCGACATGCGCCAGCGGCGCGTGCAGCCACGGCCGGCCGCGTTCGTCGCGGCGCAACGGCAGTTGCGCCTCCGGCGTGGCCAGCTCGGCGGACAGCAGGCGCCGCGCCTGCGCCTCGCCAGGCGTGCGCGGCGGATGCGGGCGCAGCCACAGCGCCACCGGGCCGAACCGCCATTGCGGCGGGTCCGGGTGCAACGGCGCTTCGGCACACTCGCTCACGCGGCGTCCACAAACCACAATGGCCACTGCGACAGGCCTGCCCGGGTACACGGGCGCTTCACGGCAGCGCTCTTTAAATGGCGCACGCCACACCGCTCCCGGTGCGGACAGAATCTAGGAGTGTTACCCATGGGCATCATCATCTGGTTGATCGTCGGCGGCATCGTGGGCTGGCTGGCCAGCATCATCATGCGCCGTGACGCACAGCAGGGCATCATCCTGAATATCGTCGTCGGCATCGTCGGCGCGCTGATCGCCGGCTGGTTGTTCGGCGGCGGCATCAACCAGGCGATCACGCTGTGGACGTTCCTGTACTCGTTGATCGGCGCGGTGATCCTGCTGGCCATCGTCAACCTGTTCACCCGCGGCCGCGCGCGCTAAGCGCAAACGCCACTGCAGGTGTCTGCAAACGCCCGGCCCGCCGGGCGTTTGCGTTTGCGGCGCCGCTCACGAGGCGGCGCGGTCGAACGGATGCTGCACGCCGTCGTTGACCGGCACCGCGATGGCCAGCGCATACGGATCCACGCCGTCCAGGCAGCCGACGCTGTAGCCGTATTCGCCGGGATCGGAGCGGCGCTGGTGATGCGTGTAGATCCCGCACACGCCGCAGAAATAATGCTGCGCGGTATGGGTGTTGAAGCGGTACAGGCGCAGCGCCTCGGCCCCTTCGCGCACGTGCAGTGCGGCCAACGGCACCGAGGCGACGATCGCGCCGCGGCGGCGGCACAGCGAGCAGTTGCAGCGGCGCGGATCGACGATGCCGTGCGGCAGTTCCAGGTCGATCTGCACCGCCCCGCAGTGGCAGCTGAGCCGGTGCAGCGGCGCGATCGCGGTGTGGCCGACCTTGTCGATACAGCGGCGCGGATGACGTTCGCTCATGCGCTAGGTCCTTCGACGTCCAGTTCGATCCAGGCCGGCGCATGGTCGCTGGGGCGGTCCCAGGTTCGCGGTTCGCGATCGATGCCGGCCGCGCGCGTGTGCGCCTTCAGCGCGTCTGAGACCAAGGTCAGGTCGATGCGCAGGCCGAGGTCGCGGCGGAAGCCGGCCTGGCGGTAATCCCACCAGCTGAAGATGCCGCCGTCTTCGTGATGCAGGCGGAAGCCGTCGTGCAGGCCCAGCGCCTGCAGCTTGTGCAGCGCGCCGCGCTCGGCGCTGGAGGTGAGGATGTGGTTGTCGCTCCACACCAGCGGATCGTGCACGTCGCGCGCGTCCGGGGCGATGTTGAAGTCGCCCAGCACCACCATGCGCGGATGGCGCTGCAGTTCGGCGGCGAGCCAGTCGTGCACCGCCTCGAGCCAGCGCAGCTTGTAGGCGTACTTGTCGGTGCCCACGTCCTGGCCGTTGACCACGTACAGGTTGACGATGCGCAGGTCGCCGACGCTGGCGGCGATGACCCGCTGCTGCGCGTCGTCCAGCCCGGGCACGCCGATCTGCACGTCGCTCAGCGGGGCGCGCGACAGGATCGCCACGCCGTTGTAGGTCTTCTGCCCGGCGAACACGCTGCGGTAGCCGGCCGCTGCCAGCGCCGCGTCCGGGAACTTGTGGTCTTCCAGCTTGGTTTCCTGGATGCCGACCACGTCCGGTGCGAACGCCTCCAACCACTGTTGCAGGTGCGGCAGGCGCACGTTGAGCGAGTTGACGTTCCAGGAGGCGATCTTCAAGGGGAAATCCGTAGCGGGCGGTCGGCAGGTATTTTGACCGTTGCCCGCCGCGACAGCCAATCCCGCCACGCCAGCGCCTGCTCGGCGGCGTGCGCCGCGGCGGCTGCGGCCGCCGCTCCCTGCTGGGGTTTGCGCGATCAGCGCAGCAGCAGATCGACCAGCCGCGCAATTCTGGCGTACGGCGGTTTCAGCCAATCGCTGGCGGCCCGGCGCGATTGCCACAGGATCGGCAGCGCCTTGCTGAAGGCGTCGAAGCCGGCGCGACCGTGGTAGGCGCCCATGCCGCTGGGGCCGATGCCGCCGAACGGCAGCGCATTGGCGGCGAAGTGCAACAGGCTGTCGTTGACGGTGACGCCGCCGGCGACGGTGGCGTGCAGGATCGCCTCCACCTGCGCGCGGTCGTGGCTGAAGGGGTACAGCGCCAGCGGCCGGTCGCGGCAGTTGACCATCGCGATCGCCTCGTCCAGCGTGTGGTAGCTGCGCAGCGGCAGAATCGGGCCGAAGATCTCCTCCTGCATCAGCAGCGCGTCGTCGCCGGGCTGCAGCACCACGGTCGGCACGATCAGGCGTTCGCGTTCGGCGCGCCCGGGTTCGACGCTGGCCAGTTCGATGACCTCCAGCCCGCGCGCACGCGCATCGTCCAGATAGCCGCGCAGGCGCCGGTACTGGCCTTCGTTGACGATGCGGGTGTAATCGTCGGCCGCGGCGAAGTCGCCGTAGCGCGCCAGCACCTGCGCGCGCAGCGCCTGCACCAGCGCCGCGCTGCGGCCGGCGTCGATCAGCACATAGTCCGGCGCGATGCAGGTCTGCCCGGCGTTGAACCACTTGCCGGTGGCCAGGCGCGCGGCCGCCTGCGCGAGCGGGTAATCGGCACAGACGATGGCCGGCGACTTGCCGCCCAGCTCCAGGGTCAGCGGGGTGAGGTTCGGCGCTGCGGCGGCCATCACCTTGCGCCCGACCGCGGTGGAGCCGGTGAACACAAGATGGTCCAGCGGCAGCGCGGCGAAGGCGCCGGCCACCTCGGCCGCACCCAGCGCCAGCGCCACCCGCTGCGGCGGGAACACCTCGGCCAGCAGCGAGTGCAGGAACTGCGCGGTGCGCGGGGTGTGCTCGGACGGTTTCAGGTAGACGTGGTTGCCGGCGGCGATCGCGGTGGCCAGCGGAATCAGCGCCAGGTTGACCGGATAGTTCCACGGCGCGATCACCCCGACCACGCCGACCGGCACCGGCCGCACTTCGGCGCGCGCCGGCCACAGCCGCCAGCCGGCACCGACGCGCTGCGGCCGCATCCAGCGCTTGAGGTGGCGCAGCAGGTGATCGATCTCGCCGAGCACGGTCATGCCGTCGGCAAGCAGCGATTCGTAGCGCGAGCGATGGCCGAAATCGGCGGCGATGGCGTCGGCCATCTCCGGCAGGCGCCGCTTCAGCGCCGCGCGCAGGCGCAGCAGGTCGTCGCGGCGCTGCGCCTGGTCGGGCTTGGCGGCCTGCCAGGCGGCGCGCAGCCGCTGCAGGGTGACCGGCAGGTCGGCAAGCGGTGTGTCGGTGGCGCTGGAGGTGGGGGCGGAAATGGCCATGCACGCACTATACGATGGCGGCGTATGGCGCGATGCGGGCGGTGCCAGCAGGCATGGTCTGCGCCGACCTGATGTGTCGCGGCTGAAGCCGCTTCTACAGGACGCACTGCAGCGGAGCCACTGCGTCATGCGCCACGATGCCGTCCGGCACGACCAGGCCGTGCGCGTCGAGCCAGCAGGTGTGCAGGCCGCCGACCCTCAGCCCCTGCGCGCGCGGCGCATGCCGCACACGACGACGCCGGCGCAAGGCCGGCGTCGCGGTGCCGGGAGCATCCCGGCGCAAGGGGCAGCGCTTACTTGGTGATGTCCACGTCCTTGGTCTCGCGCAGGAAGAACAGGCCGATGACGAAGGTCATCAACGCGATACCGATCGGGTACCACAGGCCGTAGTACATGTTGCCGGTCGCCGCGACCAGGGCGAAGGAGATGGTCGGCAGGAAGCCGCCGAACCAACCGTTGCCGATGTGGTAAGGCAGCGACATCGACGTGTAGCGGATCCGGGTCGGGAACAGCTCGACCAAGTAGGCGGCGATCGGGCCGTAGACCATGGTCACGTAGATCACCAGGATCCACAGCAGCAGCAGCGTCATCGGCTTGTTGATGCGTGCCGGATCGGCCTTCTCCGGATAGCCGGCGGCCGTCAGCGCGCCCTTCAGCTGCTTGCCGAACGCATCGGACTTGGCTTTGGCCTCGTCCTTGCCCAGCCCGGCGGCCTCGTAGGCGGGTACCTGTGTGCCGCCGATGCTGACCTGCGCCAGCGAACCCGCCACAGCCGGCTTGATCGCGTAAGGCACGCCGGCCTTGGCCAGTGCCGCGGCGGCGATGTCGCAGGAGTTGGTGAACTTGGCCTTGCCGATCGGATCGAACTGGAAGCTGCAGGTCGCCGGATCGGCGACCACCGTGGCCGGCGCGCTCTGCCGCGCTTCCTCGACCGCCGGGTTGGCGAAGTGGGTCAGGCCC of Xanthomonas translucens pv. cerealis contains these proteins:
- a CDS encoding 4'-phosphopantetheinyl transferase family protein, encoding MSECAEAPLHPDPPQWRFGPVALWLRPHPPRTPGEAQARRLLSAELATPEAQLPLRRDERGRPWLHAPLAHVGTGWSHSGDYLLVAIGAHARLGVDIEHQRARPRLLELAQRFFHPDEVATLQALLEPAREALFFRLWCAKEALLKAHGHGLSFGLHRLRFGEDADGVLQLAWCDPALGVAARWRVHEWVPAPGYRAALAWYPLEST
- a CDS encoding coniferyl aldehyde dehydrogenase, translating into MAISAPTSSATDTPLADLPVTLQRLRAAWQAAKPDQAQRRDDLLRLRAALKRRLPEMADAIAADFGHRSRYESLLADGMTVLGEIDHLLRHLKRWMRPQRVGAGWRLWPARAEVRPVPVGVVGVIAPWNYPVNLALIPLATAIAAGNHVYLKPSEHTPRTAQFLHSLLAEVFPPQRVALALGAAEVAGAFAALPLDHLVFTGSTAVGRKVMAAAAPNLTPLTLELGGKSPAIVCADYPLAQAAARLATGKWFNAGQTCIAPDYVLIDAGRSAALVQALRAQVLARYGDFAAADDYTRIVNEGQYRRLRGYLDDARARGLEVIELASVEPGRAERERLIVPTVVLQPGDDALLMQEEIFGPILPLRSYHTLDEAIAMVNCRDRPLALYPFSHDRAQVEAILHATVAGGVTVNDSLLHFAANALPFGGIGPSGMGAYHGRAGFDAFSKALPILWQSRRAASDWLKPPYARIARLVDLLLR
- the xth gene encoding exodeoxyribonuclease III encodes the protein MKIASWNVNSLNVRLPHLQQWLEAFAPDVVGIQETKLEDHKFPDAALAAAGYRSVFAGQKTYNGVAILSRAPLSDVQIGVPGLDDAQQRVIAASVGDLRIVNLYVVNGQDVGTDKYAYKLRWLEAVHDWLAAELQRHPRMVVLGDFNIAPDARDVHDPLVWSDNHILTSSAERGALHKLQALGLHDGFRLHHEDGGIFSWWDYRQAGFRRDLGLRIDLTLVSDALKAHTRAAGIDREPRTWDRPSDHAPAWIELDVEGPSA
- a CDS encoding GFA family protein, which gives rise to MSERHPRRCIDKVGHTAIAPLHRLSCHCGAVQIDLELPHGIVDPRRCNCSLCRRRGAIVASVPLAALHVREGAEALRLYRFNTHTAQHYFCGVCGIYTHHQRRSDPGEYGYSVGCLDGVDPYALAIAVPVNDGVQHPFDRAAS
- a CDS encoding GlsB/YeaQ/YmgE family stress response membrane protein encodes the protein MGIIIWLIVGGIVGWLASIIMRRDAQQGIILNIVVGIVGALIAGWLFGGGINQAITLWTFLYSLIGAVILLAIVNLFTRGRAR